The proteins below are encoded in one region of Populus alba chromosome 2, ASM523922v2, whole genome shotgun sequence:
- the LOC118035805 gene encoding protein NPGR1, which yields MLCACSGEQFKFDEQQQSPESLATRDFSASGLSSRTTGDWESKLEVIQVDEAESTLKEALSLNYEEARALLGRLEYQRGNLEAALQVFQGIDSKVLTPKMIKAIVERIHYRKPRSKGEIGPPSVMSMHSVSLLVEAILLKAKSLEELGHHSEAAKECRIILNIVESALPNGMPEGIGEDCKLEEMFHKALELLPALWTKAGLLDEAIASYRRALVRPWNLDPQILAGVQKELASMLLYSAVEARHPLPASPQSSIEEAILLLLLLMSKVARGEIKWDGEIMDHLTYALSIVGQFELLAEHVEQALPGVYTRAERWYLLALCYSAAGQNEAALNLLKKVSGCSESKNKPHIPSFLLGAKLCSQDPMHAQEGINFARKVLDLADHQNQHFIGQAHKCLGICYGNAARVSLSDSERFLLHKESVNSLNNAALNRNEDPEVMYSLGLENMLQRNLGAAFDNAIVCSEMMAGNTVKGWKLLALVVSAEQRFRDAQTVVDFALDAAERIEQFELLRLKAVLQIAQEQPKQAIETYRILLSLIQAQRDIQAKNPEQAHILKSEVLAERNLELAAWQDLADIYTKIGSWGDAKICVDKAKLMEFHSPRSWHSTGMLFESQSLHKEALVSFSVSLSVEPDYVPSIVATAEVLMKLGTQSLPIARSFLMHALRLDPTNHEAWLNLGLISKMEGSLKQAAEFFQAAHELKLSAPIQSSM from the exons ATGTTGTGTGCATGCTCAGGAGAGCAATTCAAATTTGATGAACAACAGCAGTCACCGGAGTCTCTGGCAACGAGGGATTTCTCGGCGAGTGGGCTTTCGTCGAGGACAACAGGAGACTGGGAGTCTAAACTTGAGGTTATTCAGGTGGATGAAGCCGAATCTACTCTCAAAGAGGCTCTCTCACTGAATTATGAG GAAGCTAGGGCATTGTTAGGGAGACTTGAATATCAGAGAGGGAATCTTGAGGCAGCCCTTCAGGTATTCCAGGGTATTGACAGTAAGGTTTTAACCCCCAAAATGATCAAGGCTATCGTTGAAAGAATTCACTATAGAAAGCCACGGTCCAAAGGTGAAATTGGGCCTCCAAGTGTGATGTCTATGCATTCAGTGAGTCTACTTGTTGAAGCAATATTGCTTAAAGCAAAATCACTCGAGGAACTTGGGCATCACAGtg AGGCTGCAAAGGAATGCAGAATTATTTTGAACATAGTTGAATCAGCTCTACCTAATGGCATGCCTGAAGGCATTGGTGAAGACTGCAAACTGGAGGAGATGTTTCACAAAGCATTAGAGTTGCTACCTGCTCTGTGGACAAAGGCAGGCTTGCTTGACGAAGCTATCGCTTCTTACCGTAGGGCTCTTGTCAGGCCATGGAATTTGGACCCACAGATTTTGGCTGGTGTGCAAAAGGAATTAGCTTCTATGTTACTTTATAGTGCTGTTGAAGCAAGGCATCCCCTTCCAGCTAGCCCCCAGAGTAGCATTGAGGAAGCAATCCTCTTGTTGTTACTACTCATGAGTAAGGTGGCTCGTGGGGAAATAAAGTGGGATGGAGAAATCATGGACCATCTGACTTATGCACTCTCAATTGTGGGGCAGTTTGAGTTGTTAGCTGAGCATGTGGAGCAGGCCCTTCCAGGTGTCTATACCCGAGCTGAGAGATGGTATCTTCTTGCACTTTGTTACAGTGCTGCAGGTCAGAACGAAGCAGCCTTGAACCTGTTAAAGAAAGTTTCTGGTTGTTCAGAATCAAAGAACAAACCGCATATCCCTTCCTTTTTGTTGGGAGCGAAGTTGTGTTCCCAAGACCCAATGCATGCTCAAGAAGGTATCAATTTTGCTCGTAAGGTGCTTGATTTGGCTGATCATCAGAATCAACATTTCATTGGTCAGGCACACAAGTGCCTTGGTATTTGCTATGGGAATGCGGCAAGAGTTTCCTTGTCTGATTCTGAAAGATTTCTCTTACATAAAGAGTCTGTGAACTCTCTCAACAATGCAGCATTAAATAGGAATGAGGATCCAGAAGTGATGTATAGCCTTGGGCTGGAAAACATGCTGCAAAGGAACCTGGGTGCTGCTTTTGACAATGCAATTGTGTGTTCTGAAATGATGGCTGGAAACACGGTGAAAGGTTGGAAGTTATTGGCCCTCGTAGTTTCTGCAGAGCAGCGGTTCAGAGATGCTCAAACAGTTGTGGACTTTGCTTTGGACGCGGCTGAGAGGATAGAGCAATTTGAACTTCTTAGATTGAAGGCTGTCCTACAAATTGCTCAGGAACAGCCCAAGCAAGCAATAGAAACATATAGAATATTGCTGTCTCTTATCCAAGCACAACGGGATATCCAAGCCAAGAACCCTGAGCAAGCACATATCTTGAAGTCTGAG GTACTTGCAGAAAGAAACTTGGAACTGGCAGCATGGCAAGATTTGGCAGACATTTACACAAAAATTGGCTCATGGGGTGATGCCAAAATTTGTGTGGACAAAGCAAAGTTGATGGAGTTTCACTCTCCTAGAAGTTGGCACTCGACAG GAATGTTGTTTGAATCTCAATCACTGCACAAAGAAGCCCTCGTTTCTTTTTCGGTTTCATTGTCGGTGGAACCAGATTATGTTCCAAGTATTGTTGCAACTGCAGAAGTATTGATGAAGCTGGGTACCCAGTCACTTCCCATTGCGAGAAGCTTTTTAATGCATGCGTTGAGATTGGACCCGACAAATCACGAAGCATGGTTAAATCttggtttgatttcaaaaatggAAGGCTCTCTAAAACAAGCGGCAGAATTTTTCCAAGCGGCACATGAACTCAAGTTGTCAGCTCCCATTCAGAGCTCTATGTGA